In Impatiens glandulifera unplaced genomic scaffold, dImpGla2.1, whole genome shotgun sequence, a single genomic region encodes these proteins:
- the LOC124918551 gene encoding uncharacterized mitochondrial protein AtMg00860-like, producing the protein MLGFLITQRGIEVDPSKIAAITAMPTPRNEREVRGFLGKIQYISRFISKLTSTCDPLFKLLKNDQKFVWSDACQHAFDKVKAYLQSPPILMFPRPGVPLILYLTVTESSMGSMLAQENENKEEVAIYYLSKRMTGY; encoded by the coding sequence ATGCTGGGATTTCTAATTACTCAGAGAGGAATAGAAGTCGACCCTAGCAAAATTGCAGCCATCACGGCCATGCCAACACCCCGGAACGAGCGAGAAGTTCGAGGTTTTCTCGGGAAAATCCAGTACATTAGTCGCTTTATCAGTAAACTCACTTCCACTTGCGATCCTCTCTTCAAGCTTCTGAAGAATGATCAAAAATTCGTCTGGAGTGACGCTTGTCAACACGCCTTTGATAAGGTGAAAGCATATTTGCAATCCCCTCCTATCCTCATGTTTCCGAGGCCAGGAGTTCCTTTGATTCTTTATCTCACCGTCACCGAATCATCCATGGGAAGCATGTTGGCCCAAGAGAACGAGAACAAAGAGGAGGTGGCCATCTACTACCTCAGCAAAAGGATGACTGGTTACTAG